CGCCGAGCGCATGAACGAGATCGTGAACGAGAGCCTCAAGATCGCGTTCCGCCGCCTCTTCGTCGACGAGGTCGTCGATCTGCTGGAGCGCATGGGCTTTCGCGACAAGGTCCGATGGGTCTCGCAAACGCCGCGCGGCTATCTTTGGATGGCAGAGCTTCGCGGATTTTACGACATCCTGCGCGGACCGCTCGCGCCCGAAACCACGCACATCCGCAACTGGACGCTCGACGCCTATCGCCACGGATTCATCCTCCGCTTTCCGCGGACCGACGGCACGCCGCCGGGGCCGATCCGCACCGACCGCCCCCTGCTCTTTTCGACGTTTCAGCGGGTGCGTCGCGACAACGAAATCCTCGGCGTCAAGAACGTCTCCGACCTGACGGACGCGCTCGTGCGCGGCGAGAGCGACGAACTCATCCGCGCGAGCGAGGCGCTGTTCGAAAAGCGGATCATGGAAATTTCACGCGAGATCGAAGAACGCCGGGAGCGAGTGCGCATCCTGTTCATCTCGGGGCCGTCGAGTTCGGGCAAGACGACGTTTTCCAAGAAACTGGGCGTATTCCTTCGCGTCATGGGCGTAAAACCCGTGACGCTTTCGATGGACAACTACTATGTGGATCGCGTGGAAACGCCCAAGCACGCCGACGGCAGCTACAACTTCGAGGCGCCCGAGGCCCTCGACATCGAACTGTTCAACGACAACCTGGAACGACTGATTCTCGGCGAAGAAGTGTCCGGGCCCGTTTACGATTTTCGCGAGGGCATTCGACATCCCTCCAAGACCGTTCCGATGCGGCTCGGCGAAAATCAGATCCTCATCATCGAGGGCCTGCACGCGCTCAATGACCGCATGCATGCGCGTATCCCGCGCAATGCCAAATTCCTGATCTTCGTCTCTGCGCTCACGCAGCTCGCGATCGACCAGCACAACCGCATCTTCACGTCGGATACGCGCCTGCTCCGCCGCATCGTGCGCGACCGCAAGTTCCGGGGTTACGCCGCCGCCGAGACGATCCGCACGTGGGCTTCGGTGCGCGCCGGAGAAGAGAACTACATCTATCCGTTTCAGGAGGAGGCGGACGTGATGTTCAACTCCGCGCTCGTGTACGAGCACGCCGTACTGGCGCCGTATGCGAAACGATTTTTGCTGGAGGTACCTTCGAGCGACCCGGCGTATGTCGAGGCGATCCGACTCTACGAATTCGCCGATCTCTTCCTGCCGATTTTTCCGGAAGAAGTGCCGCGCGACTCCGTCCTGCGTGAATTCATCGGCGGGTCGGGGTTTTCGTACTGACCTTCGCGACGGACGCGGACGGGCTCACTTCTTCTTGAAAAACCCGCCGAGGATTCCCTTTTTGTCGTCCGCGGGGCTCGGCGTCGCCGGCTTGGCCTGCGCCTTGCGCGTCTGGAGGCGCTGATTGAGCAGGCGCATCTCGCGATTGATTTCAACCGATTCCGGATTGATTTCGAGCCCCTTGGTCAGATTCGATTTCGCGCGACCGAGGTCGTCGTACACGAGCGCGATCTTGGCGACGACGTAATAGGGCTCGTCGATCTCCGGAAACTGGCTCATCAGGTCCTGAAGGCGCGTTTCCGCCGTGTGGCGGCTGGACGACTTCGTTTTGTGATCGCGCAGAAACTCCGCCCACACGCGATAGGCCAGCGCCGCGCCCATGTCCGGCGAAAGTTCGGCCACCTCCGTGAGGGTTTCGACCGCGTCGTCGAAGTGATTCTGCTGAATGAGCGACTGAGCGCGGGAGAAGAGTTGCTGCGCGCGGACCTT
The DNA window shown above is from Deltaproteobacteria bacterium and carries:
- a CDS encoding nucleoside kinase; translated protein: MSTRPENGDLTHMPESAPFGDVTQTFRLVLNGVELAVRRNDRIDAHLERAPHPGQLPPLGLIVNNRLTGLSRRVTADCEASTVDYGTKEGAYIYRRTASLILYTAVNELFPKAEIEIGQSIHGGYFFEVPGRTVTPDFVTSIAERMNEIVNESLKIAFRRLFVDEVVDLLERMGFRDKVRWVSQTPRGYLWMAELRGFYDILRGPLAPETTHIRNWTLDAYRHGFILRFPRTDGTPPGPIRTDRPLLFSTFQRVRRDNEILGVKNVSDLTDALVRGESDELIRASEALFEKRIMEISREIEERRERVRILFISGPSSSGKTTFSKKLGVFLRVMGVKPVTLSMDNYYVDRVETPKHADGSYNFEAPEALDIELFNDNLERLILGEEVSGPVYDFREGIRHPSKTVPMRLGENQILIIEGLHALNDRMHARIPRNAKFLIFVSALTQLAIDQHNRIFTSDTRLLRRIVRDRKFRGYAAAETIRTWASVRAGEENYIYPFQEEADVMFNSALVYEHAVLAPYAKRFLLEVPSSDPAYVEAIRLYEFADLFLPIFPEEVPRDSVLREFIGGSGFSY